From Coriobacteriaceae bacterium, a single genomic window includes:
- a CDS encoding glycerol dehydrogenase, with translation MALPMVYGGPGRYVQGPGELSRQGRYLSWLGCAAYVLFDQGTEDRLCKQIVDGFLDEDLSEPFFKIYDGPCTEDAVVEMAKEARAEYCDMVVGIGGGKILDIAKAVAFYAEVPLCVCPTAASMDGPCSAISVLYHEDGSFDHYLMLEKNPDLVVVDTNVVAAAPLRMTVAGMGDALATYFEARSCAAAHGANEHGGAPGHLALVAARACYDTLMECGVAAKRDLKKGRTSPAVERLIECNILLSGVGFESGGLALAHAIANGLTILPECKAMHGEAVAFGLMVQLRLERAPELDRVLEFCQRVGLPTTLEELGLGEISDADLQSVANAVFRNERNMANEQTKVTKQKLVQLMCEA, from the coding sequence ATGGCGCTTCCCATGGTTTATGGCGGTCCCGGCCGGTATGTTCAGGGGCCGGGCGAACTTTCGCGTCAGGGCAGGTATTTGTCATGGTTGGGCTGCGCTGCTTATGTCTTGTTTGACCAGGGCACCGAGGATCGGCTGTGCAAGCAGATCGTCGATGGATTTCTAGACGAAGATCTAAGTGAGCCGTTCTTTAAGATTTATGACGGTCCGTGTACGGAAGACGCCGTTGTCGAAATGGCTAAGGAGGCCCGGGCCGAGTATTGCGACATGGTGGTGGGCATTGGCGGCGGCAAGATACTCGATATTGCCAAGGCCGTTGCGTTTTATGCCGAGGTGCCGTTGTGCGTATGCCCCACGGCGGCTTCGATGGACGGTCCGTGCAGCGCGATTTCGGTGCTGTATCACGAGGATGGGTCGTTCGACCACTACCTGATGCTCGAGAAGAATCCAGACCTGGTCGTGGTCGATACCAACGTGGTCGCGGCAGCCCCACTGCGTATGACGGTCGCTGGCATGGGCGACGCACTGGCAACGTACTTCGAGGCGCGTTCGTGCGCCGCGGCGCACGGTGCCAACGAGCACGGTGGCGCGCCGGGGCACTTGGCCTTGGTTGCGGCTCGTGCCTGCTATGACACACTCATGGAGTGCGGCGTCGCTGCCAAGCGCGATCTCAAAAAGGGCCGTACATCGCCGGCAGTTGAGCGCCTGATCGAGTGCAATATTCTGCTCTCGGGTGTTGGCTTTGAGAGTGGCGGTTTGGCGTTGGCGCATGCGATCGCCAACGGCCTGACGATTTTGCCCGAGTGCAAGGCCATGCACGGCGAGGCCGTAGCGTTTGGTCTGATGGTTCAGCTTCGTCTGGAGCGTGCACCCGAGCTTGATCGGGTGCTCGAGTTTTGCCAACGCGTCGGTCTGCCGACGACGCTCGAGGAGCTGGGCCTTGGCGAGATTTCCGATGCCGATCTGCAGAGTGTTGCAAATGCGGTCTTTAGAAACGAGCGTAACATGGCCAACGAGCAGACCAAGGTGACCAAACAGAAGCTCGTGCAGCTCATGTGCGAGGCATAG
- a CDS encoding 4Fe-4S binding protein, whose product MAQEHDLFDDIIEISKGFDFLKNPLGGVTDALDPSAPQWNPADYKERPRGNTIPCLTCKNEKSGCTACMDVCPVNAIEVEEDAIEILDSCRKCGLCAAACPTEAIISPRLAPKNVYDDIVSAATSHETAYVTCTRALKRMPRENEVVVACVGDITAETWFSVLADYPNVSVYLPLGVCDKCRNTGGEDILGEAIATAEEWAGTGMGLEVDPKSLKCHKRREYERKEYMDKIARTTGLTVTKLNPATAALASVTQKLKAHRHQITQLERTLNTMCGTTTTKRRRSLTHGRQLVLSTLQNHPELAQNMQVSTPECDFDKCTSCGECVNVCPTFACDLVGSGRFALESTYCLGCGACVKVCPEHALKLVEHDASNLVVVDPEAEEKAAQKAKAHEEAEKVKAEAKAKLDKMLDQVEKLAD is encoded by the coding sequence ATGGCGCAGGAACACGATCTGTTTGATGACATTATCGAGATCAGCAAGGGTTTCGACTTTCTTAAAAACCCGCTTGGCGGTGTGACCGATGCACTCGATCCGTCGGCGCCGCAGTGGAATCCTGCCGACTACAAGGAGCGTCCGCGCGGTAACACCATTCCGTGCCTGACCTGCAAAAACGAAAAGAGCGGCTGCACCGCGTGCATGGACGTGTGCCCGGTCAACGCTATCGAGGTCGAGGAAGACGCCATCGAGATTCTCGACTCCTGTCGCAAGTGCGGCCTGTGCGCCGCTGCCTGCCCGACGGAGGCGATCATCTCTCCGCGCCTTGCACCCAAAAACGTCTACGACGACATTGTCTCGGCGGCTACGAGCCACGAGACCGCCTACGTCACCTGCACGCGTGCCCTTAAGCGCATGCCGCGCGAGAACGAGGTCGTCGTCGCCTGCGTGGGCGATATTACGGCAGAGACTTGGTTTTCGGTACTGGCGGACTATCCCAACGTGAGTGTGTACCTGCCGTTGGGCGTGTGCGACAAATGCCGCAACACCGGCGGTGAGGACATTCTGGGCGAGGCCATTGCCACTGCCGAGGAGTGGGCCGGTACGGGCATGGGCCTGGAGGTCGACCCCAAGAGCCTCAAATGCCATAAGCGCCGCGAGTACGAGCGCAAGGAGTACATGGATAAGATTGCCCGCACCACGGGCCTAACCGTGACTAAGCTCAACCCGGCGACTGCGGCACTGGCCTCGGTGACGCAGAAGTTGAAGGCCCACCGTCACCAGATCACGCAGCTCGAGCGCACGCTCAACACCATGTGCGGCACCACGACGACTAAGCGTCGCCGTTCGCTTACGCACGGACGCCAACTGGTGCTCTCGACGTTGCAAAACCACCCCGAGCTTGCCCAGAACATGCAGGTGAGCACGCCGGAATGCGATTTTGACAAGTGCACGTCGTGCGGCGAATGCGTCAACGTGTGCCCCACGTTTGCCTGCGATTTGGTGGGAAGCGGTCGCTTTGCACTGGAGTCCACGTATTGCCTAGGTTGCGGAGCCTGCGTCAAGGTGTGCCCCGAGCATGCGCTTAAGTTGGTTGAGCATGATGCATCCAACCTGGTCGTCGTCGATCCCGAGGCCGAGGAAAAGGCTGCCCAGAAGGCCAAGGCTCACGAAGAAGCTGAGAAGGTCAAGGCCGAGGCAAAGGCCAAGCTGGACAAGATGCTCGACCAGGTGGAAAAGCTCGCGGACTAG
- the ychF gene encoding redox-regulated ATPase YchF, translated as MSLSIGIVGLPNVGKSTLFTALTKKTGLAANYPFATIDPNVGIVDVPDSRLQKLADIVNPGRIVPATVEFVDIAGLVKGANEGEGLGNQFLANIRETDAICEVVRYFKDPNVMREVGRTGEFVDPAGDADTIMTELILADMGTLEKQLPKLEKEAKRDKELMPKFEVAKRLLAWLNEGKRAASMEMTDEERAAAKGLFLLTMKPILYVANVDEDMLNEDLAPIDGVKPLPICAKIEAELSELDPEDAADYLESLGLEQPGLDVLAQAAYKLLGLQSFFTAGEMEVKAWTVRQGATAPQAAGVIHTDFERGFIKAEVIGYDDYIELGGEQGAKAAGKLRIEGKDYVMADGDVVHFRFNV; from the coding sequence GTGTCCCTTTCCATCGGTATCGTGGGCCTGCCCAACGTGGGCAAGTCGACGCTGTTCACCGCGCTTACCAAAAAGACCGGCCTTGCCGCCAACTACCCGTTTGCCACGATCGACCCCAACGTGGGTATCGTCGACGTGCCCGATAGCCGCCTGCAAAAGCTTGCCGACATCGTTAACCCGGGTCGTATTGTGCCGGCGACGGTCGAGTTCGTCGACATCGCAGGTCTGGTGAAGGGCGCTAACGAGGGCGAGGGCCTGGGCAACCAGTTCCTGGCCAACATTCGCGAGACCGACGCCATCTGCGAGGTCGTGCGCTACTTTAAGGACCCCAACGTCATGCGTGAGGTGGGCCGCACGGGCGAGTTCGTCGATCCCGCCGGCGATGCCGACACCATCATGACCGAGCTCATCCTGGCCGACATGGGCACGCTCGAGAAGCAGCTGCCTAAGCTCGAGAAGGAGGCCAAGCGCGACAAGGAGCTCATGCCCAAGTTCGAGGTGGCCAAGCGCCTGCTCGCTTGGCTCAACGAGGGCAAGCGAGCCGCGTCCATGGAGATGACCGACGAGGAGCGTGCCGCCGCCAAGGGCCTGTTCCTGCTCACTATGAAGCCCATTCTGTACGTGGCCAACGTGGACGAGGATATGCTCAACGAGGACCTGGCACCCATCGATGGCGTCAAGCCGTTGCCCATCTGCGCCAAGATCGAGGCCGAGCTTTCCGAGCTCGATCCCGAGGACGCCGCCGACTACCTGGAAAGCCTTGGCCTGGAACAGCCCGGCCTGGACGTGCTCGCGCAGGCGGCCTATAAGCTGCTCGGTCTGCAGTCGTTCTTTACGGCCGGCGAGATGGAGGTCAAGGCCTGGACGGTTCGTCAGGGCGCGACCGCCCCGCAGGCCGCCGGCGTCATCCACACCGACTTTGAGCGCGGCTTTATTAAGGCCGAGGTCATTGGCTATGACGACTACATCGAGCTCGGTGGCGAGCAGGGCGCCAAGGCCGCCGGCAAGCTGCGCATCGAGGGCAAGGACTATGTCATGGCCGATGGCGACGTCGTGCACTTCCGCTTTAACGTGTAA
- a CDS encoding DUF1648 domain-containing protein, protein MFKYGKKAGYMGIALLVLAVIPLVVAACVIPNIGPEVATKFNAAGEATRWGKSYELLALPVLNLLLSVATYFTAGRQAKNNDDSAAMARIVCERYLRNGCITGVFLNVINVYFMYSAITGMGFGLGF, encoded by the coding sequence ATGTTTAAATATGGCAAAAAAGCTGGCTACATGGGTATTGCGCTGCTCGTACTTGCGGTGATTCCGCTGGTGGTCGCAGCGTGTGTTATCCCCAACATTGGTCCTGAGGTGGCAACAAAGTTTAATGCCGCCGGCGAGGCGACGCGCTGGGGCAAGAGCTACGAGTTGCTGGCGTTGCCGGTGCTCAACTTGCTGCTGAGCGTGGCGACGTACTTTACGGCGGGACGCCAGGCAAAGAACAATGATGACTCCGCCGCCATGGCGCGCATCGTGTGCGAACGCTACCTGCGTAACGGTTGCATCACGGGTGTGTTCCTCAACGTGATCAACGTCTACTTTATGTATTCGGCGATTACCGGTATGGGCTTTGGCCTGGGCTTTTAG
- a CDS encoding helix-turn-helix domain-containing protein, with amino-acid sequence MDERAKQILGRRVEETRRDLGISKVDFCVATGISRPYLDRIEDGTANFTLKVLFKIAPALGMTVSELLEGIE; translated from the coding sequence ATGGACGAACGTGCGAAACAGATTCTTGGCAGGCGGGTCGAAGAGACACGCAGGGACCTTGGTATCTCCAAGGTTGATTTTTGTGTGGCGACAGGAATCAGCCGACCCTATCTCGACCGAATCGAAGATGGGACGGCAAATTTCACGCTCAAGGTTCTATTTAAGATCGCACCCGCACTCGGCATGACGGTGTCAGAGCTTCTTGAGGGTATCGAATAG
- a CDS encoding asparaginase: MKRILLIATGGTIASTEDGNGLSPALTGEELAQSVPEISGLCELDVVQPMNIDSTNMRPSDWMRIRDVIVEGYADHDGFVILHGTDTMSYTAAALSYLIQDSPKPIVLTGSQKPMGNPFTDAKLNLYQSLLYALDEHSHDVSIVFGGVAIAGTRARKQRTMSFNAFISVNYPPIAYIRNDRIVRNGLHGTHQGENPVRFYDSIDPRVFVLKLTPGVNPGILDALADSYDAVILETFGIGGIPEFGESGESFQEAIFRWVDSGRTVVMTTQVPEEGLDLGVYEVGRAYADHPGILRGDDMTTETLVAKTMWALGQSRDASEIQRLFYSQVNHDRIPMV, encoded by the coding sequence ATGAAGCGCATCCTTCTCATCGCCACGGGCGGCACCATCGCATCGACCGAGGACGGCAACGGCCTCTCCCCCGCCCTGACCGGTGAGGAGCTCGCCCAGAGCGTCCCCGAGATCTCGGGCCTCTGCGAGCTCGACGTCGTGCAGCCCATGAACATCGACAGCACCAATATGCGCCCCAGTGACTGGATGCGTATCCGCGACGTCATCGTCGAGGGTTATGCCGACCACGACGGCTTCGTGATTCTGCACGGCACCGACACCATGAGCTACACCGCGGCGGCGCTTTCCTATCTGATTCAGGACAGCCCCAAGCCTATCGTACTCACCGGCTCGCAAAAGCCCATGGGCAATCCCTTTACCGATGCCAAGCTCAACCTGTACCAGAGCCTGCTCTATGCGCTCGACGAGCACTCGCACGACGTCTCAATCGTGTTTGGCGGCGTAGCCATTGCCGGCACGCGTGCCCGCAAACAACGCACCATGAGCTTTAACGCGTTCATTAGCGTCAACTATCCGCCCATCGCCTATATCCGCAACGACCGCATCGTGCGCAACGGGCTTCACGGCACGCATCAGGGCGAAAACCCGGTGCGTTTCTACGACAGCATCGATCCGCGCGTATTTGTGCTCAAGCTTACGCCTGGCGTGAACCCGGGTATCCTGGACGCCCTTGCCGACAGCTACGATGCTGTAATCCTGGAGACCTTTGGCATTGGCGGTATCCCCGAGTTTGGCGAGTCGGGCGAGTCGTTCCAAGAGGCGATTTTCCGCTGGGTCGATTCGGGTCGCACCGTCGTTATGACCACGCAGGTCCCCGAAGAGGGCCTTGACCTTGGTGTTTATGAGGTCGGCCGTGCCTACGCCGATCACCCGGGTATTTTGCGCGGCGACGATATGACCACCGAGACACTCGTGGCCAAAACCATGTGGGCGCTCGGCCAGTCACGCGATGCGTCAGAAATTCAGCGCCTGTTCTACAGTCAAGTCAACCACGACCGTATCCCGATGGTGTAA
- the guaA gene encoding glutamine-hydrolyzing GMP synthase — translation MDQKASAKVLVLDFGAQYGQLIARRVRDLNVYSEIVPCDISADEIREMNASALILSGGPASVYAEDAPSIDPAIFDLGLPVLGFCYGHQITAVTLGGKVGHSEVGEYGRATITRTAGAKLFNSTPMEQTVWMSHRDAVSEVPEGFTVTASTDVCPVAAMECVERKIFTTQFHPEVKHSEYGQQLLSNFLFEICGLEPNWSMDNLVETMTAEFREKVGDDRVILALSGGVDSSVVAALGARAVGKQMTCVFINHGLLRKGEPEQVEEVFTKQFDVDFIHVHAEDRYAELLAGVTEPEEKRRIIGTQFWKEFFAVAQQLETDGKPVKYLAQGTIYPDIIESGARKTGGKTATIKSHHNLIPFPEGVHFDLIEPLDHFFKDEVRALGLALGLPGHIVFRQPFPGPGLAIRIIGAVDKEKLEILKNADAIVREELDAYNQRLFEQTGERNSEHSCWQYFAVLPDIKSVGVMGDERTYQRPIILRAVESSDAMTADWAKLPYDVLARISGRIVAEVPGANRVCYDITSKPPATIEWE, via the coding sequence ATGGATCAAAAGGCTTCCGCAAAGGTCCTCGTACTCGACTTTGGTGCGCAGTACGGTCAGCTCATTGCCCGTCGCGTCCGCGACCTCAACGTGTATTCCGAGATTGTCCCCTGCGACATCTCGGCCGACGAGATTCGCGAGATGAACGCCTCTGCGCTCATCCTTTCCGGCGGTCCGGCTTCCGTGTATGCCGAGGACGCTCCGTCTATAGATCCCGCCATCTTTGACCTGGGCCTTCCCGTCCTGGGCTTTTGCTACGGCCATCAGATCACGGCCGTGACGCTCGGCGGCAAGGTCGGCCACTCCGAGGTAGGCGAGTACGGCCGCGCCACCATCACGCGTACGGCCGGCGCCAAACTCTTTAACTCCACGCCCATGGAGCAGACCGTGTGGATGAGCCACCGCGACGCCGTGTCCGAGGTGCCCGAGGGCTTTACCGTTACCGCCAGCACCGACGTATGCCCGGTTGCCGCCATGGAGTGCGTTGAGCGCAAGATTTTCACCACGCAGTTCCACCCCGAGGTCAAACACTCCGAGTATGGCCAGCAGCTGCTGAGCAACTTCCTGTTTGAGATCTGCGGCCTGGAGCCCAACTGGAGCATGGACAACCTGGTCGAGACCATGACGGCCGAGTTCCGCGAGAAGGTCGGTGACGACCGCGTGATTCTGGCCCTGTCCGGCGGCGTCGACTCCTCCGTCGTGGCTGCGCTGGGCGCCCGCGCCGTGGGCAAGCAGATGACCTGTGTGTTCATCAACCACGGCCTGCTGCGCAAGGGCGAGCCCGAGCAGGTGGAGGAGGTCTTCACCAAGCAGTTTGATGTCGACTTTATCCACGTCCACGCCGAGGACCGTTATGCCGAGCTTCTGGCCGGCGTGACCGAGCCCGAGGAGAAGCGCCGCATCATCGGCACGCAGTTCTGGAAAGAGTTCTTCGCCGTGGCGCAGCAGCTCGAGACCGATGGCAAGCCGGTCAAGTACCTGGCTCAGGGCACCATCTACCCCGACATCATCGAGTCTGGCGCTCGCAAGACGGGCGGCAAGACGGCCACCATCAAGAGTCATCACAACCTGATCCCGTTCCCCGAGGGCGTGCACTTCGACCTTATTGAGCCGCTCGATCACTTCTTTAAGGACGAGGTCCGCGCGCTTGGTTTGGCACTTGGCCTGCCGGGTCACATCGTGTTCCGCCAGCCTTTCCCGGGCCCGGGTCTGGCCATCCGCATCATCGGTGCGGTCGACAAGGAGAAGCTCGAGATCCTCAAGAACGCCGACGCCATCGTGCGCGAGGAGCTCGACGCCTACAACCAGCGTCTGTTTGAGCAGACCGGTGAGCGCAACTCCGAGCACAGCTGCTGGCAGTATTTCGCGGTCCTGCCCGACATCAAGTCCGTCGGCGTTATGGGTGACGAGCGCACCTACCAGCGCCCGATCATCCTGCGTGCCGTCGAGTCCAGCGATGCGATGACCGCCGACTGGGCCAAGCTGCCCTACGACGTACTGGCCCGTATCTCCGGCCGCATCGTTGCCGAGGTTCCCGGCGCCAACCGCGTGTGCTACGACATCACGTCCAAGCCGCCCGCGACCATCGAGTGGGAGTAA
- a CDS encoding PRD domain-containing protein, with protein MDKTAQDSLAKKPVDMRDRILEHLEALTSAVSLDDLARLSTSDIAETLIISRSLASQYLNDLVRAGLVVKVAGRPVRYFHRRAFQKRFQVKLSASEYASLADLIQATGIADHRDFARAVGFDLSLSSVVEQCKAAVQYPPFGLPILLSGGVGVGKSFLSRLVYEYGKNQGLLSRDSSYVRIDCAGVPDAASFNGLLDESIAKSRGGVVFVNGIEALSPSAMEHCLATALGLDASQDAPRARLVLSTTLSADDLKVSSAYSKMPICARVPSLKERTPEEREDLILSFLRSEGCRIGSDVKISRGAYRCLVNADFSDNIAGLRACVTNCCAKAFLNREGDYVVVRPYLLPSGLLSSAQIDQQPDDGVLIDASLDAAESTGPVEQALDALCSLDERFCAGELSVSELVSQAVSAVRGVEDHLIFGRGVASSRSRAFERIVGAVLADAGSSYGIELSRKVAFLLAQEICLQLWPGIGLAKRKSACAEQISHLLGAVTSELPFASSVSDQVAADVEGALGISLDHFTKTLLTLCVASESRDAKALRTLCVILSHGYSTATSIADAANRMLGMHVYEAVDMPYDQQLKDIVGPLQRLVDRHSYCTGVVFLVDMGSLEEAYKALENVTDSTIGVVNNVSTGLALEIGSGLLGGKSIAEVLGDATAACVTHCKVIERVNREDAIVFCSESGVDAAERIRQLVSQSLPRTIGARLLTRPFKQLVANGSNDAVFSEHRVCAVIGTGDPGVASIPFVALEDIMSTASASKVDAVFGRWLDASELSSFHEKLLSNMTLQNVIRSITILDPERLFHEIESAVHELQRRTGEKIGSNAIIGLYVHLCCLVERLVTRNPIETYVGQDRFEEERADFIESFRQSFSSISTRYRVEVPVSEIAYVFDYISVSAAPAREERLGSSDLLLDE; from the coding sequence ATGGACAAGACCGCACAGGACAGCTTGGCAAAGAAGCCCGTCGACATGAGGGACAGAATTCTCGAGCATCTCGAGGCCCTCACCTCTGCCGTCTCGCTCGACGACCTTGCCCGTCTGTCCACCTCCGACATCGCCGAGACGCTCATCATCTCCAGGAGTCTGGCGAGCCAGTACCTCAACGACCTTGTTCGCGCCGGCCTTGTGGTTAAGGTGGCGGGCAGGCCTGTCCGTTATTTTCATCGCCGCGCGTTCCAGAAGCGTTTTCAGGTAAAGCTCTCTGCAAGCGAGTACGCCTCGCTCGCCGACCTCATCCAGGCGACGGGAATCGCCGATCACCGTGACTTCGCGCGTGCCGTGGGCTTTGACCTGAGCCTCAGCTCCGTTGTCGAGCAGTGCAAGGCTGCGGTTCAGTACCCTCCGTTTGGCCTACCCATCCTCTTGAGCGGCGGCGTGGGTGTCGGCAAGTCTTTCCTTTCTCGCCTTGTGTACGAGTACGGCAAGAACCAGGGCTTGCTGTCCCGCGACTCCTCCTATGTGCGCATCGACTGCGCCGGGGTCCCGGACGCCGCCTCGTTCAACGGGCTTCTTGACGAGTCGATCGCGAAATCGCGCGGGGGTGTGGTTTTTGTCAACGGCATCGAGGCACTCTCTCCCTCTGCGATGGAGCACTGCCTTGCGACGGCCCTCGGGCTCGATGCCTCCCAGGATGCGCCGCGCGCTCGCCTCGTTCTTTCGACGACGCTTTCCGCCGATGATCTGAAGGTTTCCTCGGCCTACAGCAAAATGCCCATCTGTGCCCGTGTCCCCTCACTCAAGGAGCGGACCCCCGAGGAGCGCGAGGATCTCATCTTGAGCTTCCTGCGCAGCGAGGGGTGCCGAATCGGTTCTGATGTGAAGATCAGCCGCGGCGCATACCGTTGCCTCGTGAACGCGGACTTTTCCGATAACATCGCCGGCTTGCGCGCCTGCGTGACGAACTGCTGCGCCAAAGCGTTCCTCAATCGCGAGGGCGACTACGTCGTCGTTCGCCCGTATCTTCTTCCCAGCGGGCTCCTCTCCTCCGCGCAGATCGATCAACAGCCCGACGATGGCGTTCTGATCGACGCGTCCCTGGATGCCGCCGAGAGCACAGGGCCGGTCGAGCAGGCGCTCGATGCCCTGTGCTCTCTCGATGAGCGATTCTGCGCCGGGGAGCTCTCTGTCTCCGAGCTCGTCTCGCAAGCTGTCTCCGCTGTGCGCGGCGTTGAGGATCACTTGATCTTCGGCCGCGGCGTCGCCTCCTCGAGGTCGCGCGCCTTCGAGCGCATCGTGGGCGCGGTCCTTGCCGACGCAGGCTCTTCTTATGGCATCGAGCTTTCGAGGAAGGTCGCTTTTCTGCTGGCCCAGGAGATTTGCCTGCAGTTGTGGCCGGGCATCGGCCTGGCTAAGCGAAAGTCTGCCTGTGCGGAGCAAATCTCCCATCTCCTCGGTGCCGTGACCTCCGAATTGCCGTTTGCCTCGAGCGTCTCCGATCAGGTCGCCGCAGACGTGGAAGGGGCGCTGGGAATCTCGCTCGATCACTTCACGAAGACGCTTCTGACGCTGTGCGTCGCATCGGAGTCTCGCGACGCGAAGGCCCTTCGAACGCTCTGCGTCATCTTGTCCCACGGCTACTCAACGGCGACGAGCATCGCCGACGCGGCGAACCGTATGCTCGGCATGCATGTGTACGAGGCGGTCGACATGCCCTACGACCAGCAGCTGAAGGACATCGTCGGTCCGCTCCAGCGCCTCGTCGACCGCCATTCCTACTGCACCGGGGTCGTATTCCTCGTCGACATGGGCTCCTTGGAGGAGGCCTATAAGGCCCTCGAGAACGTTACCGACTCCACCATCGGGGTGGTGAACAACGTCTCCACCGGGCTCGCGCTCGAGATCGGGTCCGGGCTGCTCGGCGGCAAGTCCATCGCCGAGGTTCTTGGCGATGCGACCGCCGCGTGCGTGACGCACTGCAAGGTGATCGAGCGCGTCAACCGTGAGGACGCCATCGTCTTCTGCTCCGAGTCCGGGGTCGACGCCGCGGAGAGGATACGCCAGCTCGTCTCGCAGAGCCTCCCGCGCACCATAGGCGCGCGCCTGCTCACGAGGCCCTTCAAGCAGCTCGTCGCGAACGGGTCGAACGACGCCGTTTTCTCCGAGCACCGCGTCTGCGCCGTCATCGGCACGGGAGACCCCGGGGTCGCCTCCATCCCCTTCGTCGCCCTCGAGGACATCATGTCGACGGCGTCCGCCTCTAAGGTCGATGCCGTGTTCGGCAGGTGGCTTGACGCTTCCGAGCTCTCTTCTTTCCACGAGAAGCTGCTCTCGAACATGACGCTGCAGAACGTCATCCGCTCCATCACCATCCTCGACCCGGAGCGGCTATTCCACGAGATCGAGAGCGCCGTGCACGAGCTTCAGCGCAGGACGGGCGAGAAGATCGGCAGCAACGCCATCATTGGGCTCTACGTCCACCTCTGCTGTCTCGTCGAGCGCCTTGTTACCAGAAACCCCATTGAGACCTACGTTGGCCAGGACCGCTTCGAGGAGGAGCGTGCCGATTTCATCGAGTCCTTCAGGCAGAGCTTCTCGAGCATCTCGACGCGCTATCGCGTAGAGGTTCCCGTAAGCGAGATCGCATATGTCTTCGACTACATAAGCGTGAGCGCCGCCCCGGCGCGAGAAGAGCGCCTCGGCTCCTCGGACCTCCTGCTCGACGAGTGA
- a CDS encoding PTS sugar transporter subunit IIB, whose translation MSVVMARIDNRLLHGIIVTQWAPVSGATRVMVIDDKVAGDEVLKSTMRMARPAGMAVSIISEETALKNFAAGKYDREKVFVIAKEPETILHLAESGVEFPSLIVGGSLVKEGGVQLTQRAYASAENVQSYKALIARGVKVTAQFVPADKPVSVADLI comes from the coding sequence ATGAGTGTTGTTATGGCACGAATCGACAATCGCCTGCTTCACGGCATCATCGTGACGCAGTGGGCCCCGGTGTCGGGCGCGACCCGAGTCATGGTCATCGACGACAAGGTCGCCGGCGACGAGGTCCTGAAATCCACTATGAGGATGGCGCGCCCCGCGGGCATGGCCGTCTCGATCATCTCCGAGGAGACCGCGCTCAAGAACTTCGCGGCGGGCAAGTACGACCGCGAGAAGGTCTTCGTCATCGCCAAGGAGCCCGAGACGATCCTTCACCTGGCCGAGTCGGGCGTCGAGTTCCCGTCGCTGATCGTCGGCGGCTCTCTTGTCAAGGAGGGCGGCGTCCAGCTCACCCAGCGCGCCTATGCCTCCGCCGAGAACGTCCAGAGCTACAAGGCGCTCATCGCCCGCGGCGTCAAGGTGACGGCACAGTTCGTGCCCGCCGACAAGCCCGTCTCCGTCGCCGACCTCATCTAA
- a CDS encoding PTS sugar transporter subunit IIC — MVNFTILQVVLLTLLAFIKHVDYYGIPMIFVNYAVFWGLITGVVMGDWQTGLVIGGTIQLMQLGVAGFGGSSIPDYGTMAIIATAYGVTLGSDTGLAIGLPVGMLGIQLDVIVKILNGFVVEKSQKFCDEGKFKQMNAILWVCPALFGLCAALPVFVSVTLGQPAVNWLLEVMPQWFLSGLTLAGKMLPAVGIAMLLRYMPTAKYFQYLLAGFFLSAFLNVPIIGAAIVGVALAIAFYQRAERDAELAAHASADAFIGEDE; from the coding sequence ATGGTCAACTTCACTATCCTGCAAGTCGTCCTTTTGACCCTGCTGGCCTTCATCAAGCACGTGGACTACTACGGCATCCCGATGATCTTCGTCAACTATGCCGTCTTCTGGGGCCTTATCACCGGCGTCGTCATGGGCGACTGGCAGACCGGCCTCGTCATCGGCGGCACCATCCAGCTCATGCAGCTCGGCGTCGCGGGCTTCGGCGGCTCTTCGATCCCCGACTACGGCACGATGGCCATCATCGCCACCGCCTACGGCGTGACCCTGGGCTCGGACACGGGCCTCGCCATCGGCCTGCCGGTCGGCATGCTCGGCATCCAGCTCGACGTCATCGTCAAGATCCTCAACGGCTTCGTCGTCGAGAAGTCCCAGAAGTTCTGCGACGAGGGCAAGTTCAAGCAGATGAACGCCATCCTGTGGGTCTGCCCCGCGCTCTTCGGTCTGTGCGCCGCCCTGCCCGTCTTTGTTTCCGTGACGCTCGGCCAGCCCGCCGTCAACTGGCTCCTCGAGGTCATGCCCCAGTGGTTCCTCTCCGGCCTCACCCTCGCCGGCAAGATGCTCCCGGCCGTCGGCATCGCCATGCTGCTTCGCTACATGCCCACCGCTAAGTACTTCCAGTACCTGCTCGCCGGCTTCTTCCTCTCGGCCTTCCTGAACGTGCCCATCATCGGTGCCGCCATCGTCGGCGTTGCCCTCGCGATCGCGTTCTATCAGCGTGCCGAGAGGGACGCCGAGCTCGCCGCCCACGCTTCCGCAGACGCCTTCATCGGAGAGGA